One window of the Nitrospirota bacterium genome contains the following:
- a CDS encoding 4Fe-4S dicluster domain-containing protein has protein sequence MSKRTRSNPLGIKLDRRAFLKGAALGLAGTALPLNKADASFWEAFFQKHFREMNETEIKKVIERLEKEYGQKYKKEIEVGNEKAIPGVLFGYGLDLSRCIGCRRCVYACVKENNQSRDPQIHWISVLRFKKGEKWIDLENSERYYNPAQVPEPGYFYMPVQCQQCENPPCVRACPTQATWKEPDGIVVIDYNWCIGCRYCMAACPYGARHFNWAEPNVPQEELNPETHYLGNRPRYRGTVEKCTFCIQRTRNGKYPACVEICPVGARKFGNLLDPNSEIRYAIEHKRVFRLKEDLNTYPKFYYFFAYGL, from the coding sequence ATGTCAAAGAGAACACGTAGTAATCCATTAGGCATTAAGCTTGACAGAAGAGCCTTTCTAAAAGGTGCTGCCCTCGGCCTGGCTGGCACAGCACTGCCTCTTAATAAAGCAGACGCCTCTTTCTGGGAGGCGTTTTTTCAGAAGCACTTCAGGGAAATGAACGAGACCGAGATAAAGAAGGTCATTGAGCGTCTCGAGAAGGAATATGGGCAGAAGTATAAAAAAGAGATTGAAGTAGGCAATGAGAAAGCTATTCCAGGAGTCTTATTCGGCTATGGGCTTGACCTTTCGAGGTGTATCGGCTGTAGAAGGTGTGTCTATGCCTGCGTAAAAGAGAACAATCAGTCCAGAGACCCTCAGATACACTGGATCTCTGTTCTTCGGTTTAAAAAGGGCGAAAAATGGATTGACCTTGAAAATTCTGAAAGATACTACAATCCGGCACAGGTGCCTGAGCCAGGGTATTTCTACATGCCTGTCCAATGTCAGCAGTGCGAGAATCCACCATGTGTGAGGGCCTGCCCAACACAGGCAACATGGAAGGAACCTGATGGCATAGTAGTGATAGACTACAACTGGTGTATAGGATGCAGATACTGTATGGCTGCATGTCCATACGGGGCAAGACATTTCAACTGGGCAGAGCCGAACGTACCGCAAGAGGAGTTAAATCCAGAGACACATTATCTTGGAAACCGCCCACGCTATAGGGGAACAGTTGAGAAATGCACATTCTGCATACAGAGGACAAGGAATGGAAAATACCCTGCATGTGTAGAAATATGCCCTGTTGGTGCAAGAAAGTTCGGAAATTTACTTGACCCGAATAGTGAGATTAGATATGCCATTGAACACAAGAGGGTCTTCAGACTCAAAGAGGATTTAAATACATATCCCAAGTTTTATTACTTCTTCGCTTATGGATTATAG